A portion of the Chloroflexota bacterium genome contains these proteins:
- a CDS encoding B12-binding domain-containing radical SAM protein yields MNILLTNIPQEFETKEYTTPDYIKSFERYPPLGLMAIAADVDSMHTIKILDVSVPALSVEETIEYIREYHPDVLGISVTSRLLYAMNVITHRVKDVLPDTKIVVGGAHVTYFPRETMELGAIDYALPGFGEKTFPLLIEAIAAGEKPEALAIIPNLYYRAAGKQIKSNPYDEPPIVLDPIPFPNRRLINLDDYYSVISKGRMTTLYTSRGCPFHCIFCDIQDKKFRYRTAKCVVDEFEEIANLGIKELLILDDTFNANRKRVIDICNEIIRRGLKISWGARARLYPFDEEIISLLKKAGCNRLHVGVESLDRDILRYMRKGITPEHISQFFRLCKEYDMETLAYFILGFPNETREYRAGLMKELDKLNINFLFFNVLYPLAKTQYYQELLDGGIYKRDYWADFNRNPTKYFELPLPRSPELQQELLETADRLTSGFYLRPKFIWQEFKRSFRSPRALWEAAKVAVSLFRLRWLRRSTVREQ; encoded by the coding sequence ATGAACATATTACTTACCAATATTCCACAAGAGTTTGAGACAAAGGAATATACTACACCGGATTACATCAAGAGTTTTGAGCGGTATCCCCCCCTTGGGTTGATGGCTATTGCTGCCGATGTGGACTCCATGCACACCATCAAGATTTTAGATGTAAGTGTCCCGGCACTCTCTGTTGAAGAGACCATTGAGTACATCAGGGAATACCATCCTGATGTTCTTGGTATTTCTGTAACTTCGAGGCTACTCTATGCTATGAATGTAATTACCCATCGTGTTAAAGATGTCCTTCCGGATACCAAGATTGTAGTTGGCGGGGCGCACGTGACTTACTTCCCTCGAGAAACAATGGAGCTGGGAGCGATAGACTACGCCCTGCCGGGCTTCGGTGAAAAGACCTTTCCTCTCCTTATTGAGGCCATAGCGGCTGGCGAAAAACCGGAGGCATTAGCAATTATCCCTAACCTGTATTATAGAGCTGCTGGTAAGCAAATTAAGTCGAATCCTTATGACGAACCTCCTATTGTGCTGGATCCTATTCCGTTTCCGAATCGGCGCCTGATAAATCTTGATGACTATTATAGCGTCATTTCCAAGGGAAGGATGACAACTCTCTACACCTCGAGAGGTTGCCCCTTCCACTGTATCTTTTGTGATATCCAGGATAAGAAATTTCGTTATCGCACCGCTAAATGTGTCGTTGACGAGTTTGAAGAAATCGCAAATCTCGGTATCAAAGAACTCCTTATCCTTGATGATACTTTCAACGCCAACCGGAAGAGGGTCATCGATATCTGCAACGAGATTATAAGGCGGGGTCTCAAGATAAGCTGGGGGGCACGGGCCCGACTTTATCCCTTTGATGAAGAGATAATTAGCTTGCTCAAAAAAGCAGGTTGCAACCGGCTGCATGTGGGAGTAGAGAGTCTGGACCGGGATATTCTCCGCTACATGCGGAAAGGTATCACGCCCGAGCATATCAGCCAGTTTTTCAGATTATGCAAGGAATATGATATGGAGACTCTAGCCTATTTTATACTGGGCTTCCCTAATGAGACCCGTGAGTATAGGGCTGGCCTTATGAAGGAACTGGACAAGCTGAACATCAACTTCTTATTTTTCAATGTTCTTTACCCGCTGGCGAAGACCCAGTATTACCAGGAGCTGCTGGATGGAGGCATCTATAAGCGCGATTACTGGGCCGATTTCAATAGGAACCCGACCAAGTACTTCGAATTGCCGCTCCCCCGCAGCCCGGAGTTGCAGCAGGAACTGCTGGAGACAGCAGACCGGCTCACCAGCGGATTTTATTTAAGGCCGAAGTTCATCTGGCAGGAGTTCAAGCGGTCTTTCCGGTCACCGCGGGCACTCTGGGAAGCGGCCAAAGTAGCGGTTAGCTTATTTCGCCTGAGATGGCTAAGGCGATCCACCGTGAGGGAGCAATAA
- a CDS encoding DUF1616 domain-containing protein, with amino-acid sequence MNRKRVEIDLLMINILIGIFLAIVFTDSLSWLRVILGIPLIILFPGYVFIGVLYPRKDSISHVNRIALSLGLSIVVIVLIGLVLNYLPWGIGLYSITISISILISLLSAITWYIRGRYHPEERYGFTIKLPSGNLIDYSRSLNRVHLSLIILIICSIIGFAVFLSYTLAKPPEREPFTEFYILGIENRADSYPLELKLGERGEVTVGIVSREYEAINYRIEVVVEDNKTYELFPIVLAPEEKWHGELEFTPEPVVKRQKVEFRLYKDAGWSGEVRYLWVNVKA; translated from the coding sequence ATGAATAGAAAAAGGGTCGAAATCGACCTACTAATGATAAATATATTAATCGGCATATTCTTAGCGATTGTGTTTACCGATAGCCTGTCATGGCTTCGAGTGATTTTGGGAATTCCTCTGATTATCCTGTTCCCCGGCTATGTGTTTATCGGTGTGCTTTACCCTAGAAAAGATAGCATTAGCCACGTCAATCGGATAGCCTTAAGTCTAGGATTATCTATTGTTGTTATCGTCCTAATCGGGCTGGTACTCAATTATCTTCCCTGGGGCATTGGACTCTATTCAATCACTATATCAATCTCTATCTTAATTTCACTTCTGTCAGCAATAACCTGGTACATTCGCGGGCGATATCATCCAGAGGAGCGGTACGGTTTTACTATTAAGCTACCGAGCGGGAATTTAATTGATTACTCCAGGTCTTTGAACCGGGTTCACCTCAGCCTGATTATTCTAATTATATGTTCAATTATTGGCTTTGCCGTTTTTCTCAGCTACACGCTGGCCAAACCTCCAGAGAGGGAGCCTTTTACCGAGTTCTACATACTGGGAATTGAAAACCGCGCCGATAGTTATCCACTGGAACTAAAGCTGGGAGAGAGGGGAGAAGTAACGGTTGGCATTGTAAGCCGTGAATATGAAGCGATTAATTATCGAATAGAAGTTGTTGTTGAAGATAACAAAACGTATGAGTTATTTCCGATAGTGCTGGCGCCGGAAGAGAAATGGCATGGGGAATTGGAGTTTACTCCAGAGCCGGTTGTTAAAAGACAGAAAGTCGAGTTCCGGCTTTATAAAGATGCAGGCTGGTCAGGTGAAGTCAGGTATCTCTGGGTAAATGTAAAAGCATGA